In a genomic window of Temperatibacter marinus:
- a CDS encoding alpha/beta fold hydrolase has translation MVVSWAYKTIGAEQQGIPIIWLHGWGQDHHSLLKIASSLDHQGPHYLFDQPGFGETERLMKGAGTAVYATMLKEQLEALEIEGPVILVGHSFGCRVSVQMAHLFPEWVAGVVMIAGAGLKRRRSPLWLLKSWTLKLKGKIAHLQDFMFKTNKRDEFRRRYGSVDYKNAGELRETFVKVVNENLADRARSIACPTLLLYGQFDTETPPSMGQKYARLIPHSNYIELSSLGHLDVLDRGAYQVKAYLDDFLKGYDT, from the coding sequence GTGGTCGTTTCTTGGGCATATAAAACCATAGGAGCTGAGCAGCAGGGCATCCCGATTATTTGGTTACATGGCTGGGGCCAGGACCATCACTCTCTTCTCAAAATTGCCTCAAGCCTTGATCATCAGGGCCCTCATTATCTTTTTGACCAGCCAGGATTTGGTGAGACGGAACGATTAATGAAAGGCGCAGGGACGGCCGTTTATGCCACCATGCTTAAAGAGCAGTTGGAAGCTTTAGAGATCGAGGGACCTGTTATTTTAGTTGGCCATAGCTTTGGTTGCCGTGTAAGCGTTCAAATGGCTCATCTCTTCCCAGAGTGGGTTGCTGGTGTTGTGATGATTGCGGGCGCTGGCCTTAAGCGGCGGCGCAGTCCTTTATGGTTGTTAAAGTCATGGACTTTGAAATTAAAGGGGAAGATTGCTCATCTTCAAGATTTCATGTTCAAGACGAATAAGAGGGATGAGTTTCGCCGACGATATGGCAGTGTTGATTATAAAAATGCAGGCGAACTCAGAGAGACTTTTGTAAAAGTGGTGAATGAAAATTTGGCGGATAGAGCAAGGTCCATTGCCTGTCCTACTTTGTTACTTTATGGACAGTTTGATACGGAAACCCCGCCGTCTATGGGCCAGAAATATGCCCGCCTCATCCCTCACTCGAATTATATTGAACTCTCCTCACTGGGGCATTTGGATGTTTTGGATCGTGGGGCTTATCAGGTTAAGGCCTATCTTGATGACTTCTTGAAAGGGTATGACACATGA
- a CDS encoding MBL fold metallo-hydrolase: MNKTFLFSAGLLSASLALPATAQQNEVTIKAQKLTDSVYVLFGQGGNIGLQFGKDGAYLIDDQFSNLSEKILAKVKEISGMTPKYVINTHYHFDHTGGNENMGKAGAIMVSHDNVRLRISKETFVKTFNARNPPTKKVGLPQVTFNEELSIHLNGEEARLYHIPNAHTDGDSIAHFKSSNVIHMGDTFFNGMYPFIDVSGGGSIHGVIKAMEKAHSLSNEATQIIPGHGQVTDKAGVKAYKEMLEVARDRIAKLKEAGKTLKEVQDANPMRDFDERYKGGGAGWNLLFMEFVYSSL; encoded by the coding sequence ATGAATAAAACATTTCTCTTTAGTGCGGGTTTGCTTTCAGCATCTCTCGCCTTGCCTGCAACTGCACAGCAAAATGAAGTGACAATCAAAGCACAGAAACTTACGGATTCTGTCTATGTTCTCTTTGGCCAAGGCGGCAACATTGGTCTGCAATTTGGCAAAGACGGTGCCTATTTAATCGATGATCAATTTTCAAATTTATCAGAAAAAATTCTTGCTAAAGTAAAAGAAATTAGCGGCATGACCCCCAAATATGTGATCAACACACACTATCATTTTGACCATACAGGCGGGAATGAGAATATGGGCAAAGCTGGTGCCATTATGGTCTCGCATGATAATGTTCGTCTTCGCATTTCGAAAGAAACATTTGTGAAAACATTTAATGCTAGAAACCCACCTACAAAAAAAGTAGGGCTGCCTCAAGTGACTTTTAATGAAGAGCTTTCTATTCACTTGAATGGGGAAGAAGCTCGGTTGTATCACATTCCTAATGCCCATACTGACGGCGACAGCATCGCTCATTTTAAAAGCTCAAATGTGATCCATATGGGCGACACATTCTTTAATGGCATGTATCCTTTCATCGATGTTAGCGGCGGCGGCAGTATCCACGGTGTGATTAAAGCCATGGAGAAAGCCCACAGTCTATCAAATGAGGCTACTCAAATTATTCCCGGTCACGGTCAAGTTACAGATAAAGCCGGTGTGAAAGCTTATAAAGAAATGCTTGAAGTTGCCAGAGATCGTATTGCAAAACTGAAAGAGGCCGGCAAAACCCTCAAAGAAGTTCAAGACGCAAATCCAATGCGTGATTTCGACGAGCGTTATAAAGGCGGGGGAGCTGGTTGGAATTTGTTGTTTATGGAATTTGTATACTCTTCTCTATAA
- a CDS encoding amidohydrolase family protein, with translation MIKTWVKISALATLLSPIVIADDKPTPGNEATARIAKMGLKLPADIPTLKAGDMKGPYKRLVIRGATLIDGTGAPPRGPVDIVIINNKIDGISSVGNPGVPINPKYRPAKGDYEIDAHGSYVLPGFVDAHSHIGNPGWGLPNGTMPSMEYILKLWLAHGITNSREVSCGLGLDYTLKQAKKTAANKGAGPRLYPYCAFPSSIKSPEAARKWVRGLKKGGASGIKVFGGQPKVLAALFDEAKKQGLRTAFHHAQMSVTRTNVLDSARMGLNSMEHWYGLPEALFEDRIVQDYPLDYNYNNEQNRFGEAGKLWKQAAKKGSNHYEKVMKELLSLDFTLNPTFTIYEANRDVMRSRNADWHDSYTLPSMWTFFQPNRVLHGSYHFDWTTEDEINWKRNFRIWMRFINDYKNRGGRVTVGSDSGFIFKLFGFDYIREFELLQEAGFHPLEVLKSATLNGAELLGIDDQYGSVEPGKIADLVIVDENPIRNFKVLYGTGHMKLNDETGKVERVGGVKYTIKDGVIYDAVKLRAEVRALVEEAKKQQK, from the coding sequence ATGATAAAAACATGGGTAAAAATTTCAGCACTGGCCACTCTCTTGTCGCCTATTGTGATTGCGGATGATAAGCCAACACCAGGCAACGAGGCGACCGCCCGGATCGCAAAAATGGGCTTAAAATTGCCTGCAGACATTCCAACACTAAAAGCAGGCGATATGAAGGGGCCTTATAAACGTCTCGTTATTCGCGGTGCGACTTTGATAGATGGAACAGGGGCGCCTCCAAGAGGGCCAGTCGATATTGTTATAATCAATAATAAGATCGACGGTATTTCAAGTGTGGGTAACCCTGGTGTTCCGATTAATCCTAAATACCGCCCTGCCAAAGGCGATTATGAAATTGATGCGCATGGGTCTTATGTATTACCGGGCTTTGTAGATGCTCATTCTCATATTGGAAATCCTGGCTGGGGTCTGCCAAATGGCACGATGCCATCGATGGAATATATTCTGAAACTTTGGCTGGCGCACGGTATTACAAACAGCCGAGAGGTCAGTTGCGGATTAGGATTAGACTATACACTCAAGCAAGCAAAGAAAACAGCTGCTAATAAAGGCGCGGGCCCGCGTCTTTATCCTTACTGTGCATTTCCAAGCAGTATAAAATCCCCTGAAGCTGCGCGTAAATGGGTGCGGGGTTTAAAAAAAGGGGGGGCTTCTGGGATAAAAGTCTTTGGCGGCCAACCTAAAGTATTAGCGGCGTTGTTTGATGAGGCCAAAAAACAAGGGCTGCGCACTGCCTTCCATCATGCTCAGATGTCCGTTACACGGACAAATGTTCTCGATAGCGCCCGGATGGGACTGAATAGTATGGAACATTGGTATGGGTTGCCTGAAGCACTTTTTGAAGATCGCATAGTACAAGATTATCCTCTCGATTATAACTATAATAACGAACAAAACCGTTTTGGTGAGGCAGGTAAGCTATGGAAACAAGCGGCTAAAAAGGGAAGTAATCATTATGAAAAGGTGATGAAAGAACTTCTCAGTCTTGATTTCACCTTGAATCCGACATTCACAATTTATGAAGCCAATCGTGATGTGATGCGATCGCGAAATGCTGATTGGCATGACAGCTATACCTTACCGTCTATGTGGACATTCTTCCAACCAAACAGAGTTTTACACGGCAGTTATCATTTTGATTGGACAACCGAAGACGAAATAAATTGGAAACGTAATTTCCGTATTTGGATGCGTTTCATCAATGACTATAAAAATCGTGGTGGCCGTGTCACTGTAGGGTCGGATAGCGGGTTCATTTTCAAGTTATTTGGTTTTGACTACATCCGCGAATTTGAACTGTTACAAGAAGCAGGTTTCCATCCACTTGAAGTGCTCAAGTCTGCAACTTTGAACGGGGCAGAGCTTCTAGGCATTGACGATCAATATGGCTCGGTTGAGCCTGGCAAGATAGCTGATTTAGTGATTGTGGATGAGAATCCTATCCGAAACTTTAAAGTGCTATACGGCACGGGCCATATGAAGCTAAATGACGAAACAGGTAAAGTGGAGCGTGTAGGCGGCGTGAAATACACGATTAAAGACGGGGTGATTTATGATGCCGTGAAATTGCGTGCTGAGGTACGTGCCCTTGTTGAGGAAGCAAAAAAACAGCAGAAATAA
- a CDS encoding carbohydrate porin yields the protein MTYKNAFTTLVCIAAMSYSTALVANDLEEVGIDLGGSYEVGLQAAPLGSDAGGSSKQRFTLNLKADMNKLLGLENGTLFFQYQNHNGEHGVNNIFDIQQFDGLDDPEYDRIHMFWYQHVFLDGAVRVKIGKVEPKSEFFAPENARNHLGFSTERSPTIIAQGPPSMSINTFLKLSDSFTFAMGVYDASWNSGRDENTFKLHNFFDANEFAIFLEGRYTWEQGINGLPGGVKLGGWRLEGDRDRFSGRTVDGTDGYYVVYDQTLTENGIGVYAQYGHADKRVSALSRHVGLGMQWKGPFQSRENDVFGAGLSTVKFSDVSASPFSKGSETAYELFYKAPITDWFTLQFDVQAINNPGGQGAEDVVVSVLRGTFSF from the coding sequence ATGACATATAAAAATGCGTTTACAACGCTCGTATGCATAGCTGCAATGAGCTATTCTACAGCCCTAGTAGCAAATGACCTTGAAGAGGTTGGCATAGATTTAGGGGGCTCATATGAAGTGGGTCTACAAGCAGCGCCTTTAGGCAGTGATGCAGGCGGGTCCTCAAAACAACGATTCACCCTAAACCTAAAAGCCGACATGAATAAATTGCTTGGCTTAGAAAACGGTACTTTGTTTTTCCAATATCAAAATCATAACGGTGAGCACGGCGTTAATAATATCTTTGATATTCAGCAATTTGACGGATTAGATGATCCTGAATATGACCGGATCCATATGTTTTGGTATCAACATGTTTTCTTGGACGGTGCCGTGCGGGTAAAAATTGGGAAAGTTGAACCTAAGAGTGAATTTTTTGCGCCTGAAAATGCGCGCAATCACCTTGGATTTTCAACAGAAAGAAGCCCTACTATTATTGCTCAAGGTCCCCCTTCCATGAGCATCAACACTTTTTTGAAGCTCTCTGATTCCTTCACCTTTGCCATGGGCGTTTACGATGCGAGCTGGAACAGTGGGCGGGATGAAAATACCTTTAAACTTCATAATTTCTTTGATGCCAATGAATTCGCCATTTTCCTTGAAGGACGCTATACATGGGAGCAAGGAATCAACGGCTTACCGGGTGGTGTCAAACTTGGTGGGTGGCGCTTAGAGGGTGACCGAGATCGTTTCTCTGGACGTACCGTTGACGGGACAGATGGATATTATGTCGTTTATGATCAAACACTGACAGAAAATGGAATTGGCGTTTATGCTCAATACGGCCATGCTGATAAAAGAGTAAGTGCTTTGTCTCGGCATGTGGGCTTAGGGATGCAATGGAAGGGTCCCTTCCAATCTCGAGAAAATGATGTTTTCGGGGCGGGATTGTCAACTGTGAAATTCTCTGATGTGTCGGCATCGCCTTTTTCTAAAGGCAGTGAAACCGCTTATGAGCTCTTTTATAAAGCGCCAATCACCGATTGGTTTACGCTTCAATTTGATGTTCAAGCGATTAATAATCCTGGAGGTCAAGGGGCTGAGGATGTTGTGGTGTCTGTCTTAAGAGGCACATTCTCTTTCTAA
- a CDS encoding methyl-accepting chemotaxis protein, protein MSEMKKSFSFTNLKTRSKILTGVSAPLLLLVLLAAIVISNIANLLETSKWVQHTQNVLAKSTAIVASAVDMETGMRGFMLAGKDEFLEPYEGGEKKVYKLIAELKNTVSDNPPQMARLDEVRDVLKEWQSNVTEPAIQFRRDVGSSRTMEEVASLIGEARGKQYFDKFRGLMANFASIEQRLMEERLVKNEETASSTYTYIYTFTLLGLLLGIGLAMYIGRLVANPIISITESMKRLAGGEYTLTVPGIGRADEIGDMAEAVEIFRESAIENKRLSEEAEKQRQQEFEMKEQRAREREEQEKAAIEAQRVVAEEAEAEKKQSQMALAEQFDSRVGGVLRSVNDSVMSLTETSNVMTQSADRTNNEAQKAAEAASQAGQNVTMVASASEEMSASVAEISHQVNEAAKISTEALSVSETAANQVGNLNDATSKIDQVVSLINDIAEQTNLLALNATIEAARAGEAGKGFAVVASEVKALANQTASATSEIAEQVTELQTVTGSAVNSVEDISSTISRLNEISVAIASAVEEQAASTQEISRNSSQAAEGTQSVGQNVSAVSAIANETGAAAGEVNQSSIELKRQAETLQTEVEAFLSEIRSG, encoded by the coding sequence ATGTCAGAGATGAAGAAATCTTTCAGTTTTACTAACCTTAAAACGCGATCAAAAATCCTCACGGGGGTAAGTGCCCCTCTCCTTTTACTTGTTCTTCTAGCCGCTATTGTTATCAGCAATATCGCGAACCTTTTAGAAACAAGTAAATGGGTGCAGCACACGCAAAATGTTTTAGCAAAATCTACTGCCATTGTTGCTTCTGCTGTTGATATGGAAACCGGGATGCGAGGTTTTATGCTCGCTGGAAAAGATGAATTTCTTGAGCCCTATGAAGGGGGAGAGAAAAAAGTTTATAAGTTAATAGCAGAATTAAAGAATACTGTGAGCGATAACCCGCCCCAAATGGCGCGCCTAGATGAAGTGAGAGACGTGTTAAAAGAATGGCAGTCTAATGTGACTGAGCCAGCCATTCAGTTTAGACGCGACGTGGGTTCAAGCAGAACTATGGAGGAGGTTGCTTCTCTTATTGGTGAAGCGCGCGGGAAACAATATTTTGACAAATTTCGCGGACTGATGGCTAATTTTGCTTCGATTGAGCAAAGACTGATGGAAGAGCGTCTTGTGAAAAATGAAGAGACTGCTTCATCAACTTACACTTATATTTACACCTTTACTCTTCTTGGTCTTCTTCTTGGGATAGGACTGGCCATGTATATTGGTCGTCTTGTGGCTAATCCAATCATCTCGATTACTGAGAGCATGAAGCGATTAGCTGGCGGTGAATATACCTTGACTGTTCCTGGCATTGGCCGTGCGGATGAAATTGGTGATATGGCTGAAGCCGTTGAAATCTTCCGTGAGTCAGCTATTGAGAATAAGCGTCTGTCTGAAGAAGCTGAAAAGCAGCGTCAGCAAGAGTTTGAAATGAAAGAGCAGCGGGCTCGAGAGCGCGAAGAGCAAGAAAAGGCAGCGATCGAAGCACAGCGTGTTGTGGCAGAGGAAGCAGAAGCAGAGAAAAAACAGTCACAAATGGCTCTGGCTGAACAGTTTGATAGCCGTGTTGGCGGTGTCTTAAGATCTGTAAACGACTCGGTCATGTCATTAACAGAAACGTCAAATGTGATGACACAATCTGCGGATCGCACCAATAATGAAGCACAGAAAGCTGCTGAAGCTGCCTCACAAGCAGGTCAGAATGTCACAATGGTGGCCAGCGCCTCTGAAGAAATGTCAGCCTCTGTGGCAGAAATTAGCCATCAGGTGAATGAAGCGGCTAAAATTTCGACGGAAGCTTTGTCTGTTTCTGAGACTGCAGCCAATCAGGTAGGTAATTTGAATGATGCCACCAGCAAAATTGATCAAGTTGTATCTTTGATTAATGATATTGCTGAGCAAACAAATCTTTTAGCCCTCAATGCCACCATTGAGGCAGCGCGTGCGGGTGAGGCTGGAAAAGGGTTTGCAGTCGTCGCCAGTGAAGTGAAAGCTCTTGCCAATCAAACAGCAAGTGCGACATCTGAAATTGCAGAGCAAGTTACAGAATTACAAACAGTGACAGGCAGTGCGGTTAATTCAGTTGAAGATATTTCATCAACAATCTCACGTTTAAATGAAATTTCTGTTGCAATTGCATCGGCTGTTGAGGAGCAAGCAGCCTCTACCCAAGAGATTAGCCGAAACTCTAGTCAAGCAGCTGAAGGGACTCAATCAGTTGGTCAGAATGTTTCTGCAGTATCGGCCATCGCGAATGAAACGGGTGCCGCCGCTGGAGAAGTGAATCAATCTTCTATCGAGTTGAAGCGTCAAGCTGAAACCCTTCAGACAGAAGTTGAGGCCTTTCTTTCTGAAATTCGTTCAGGATAA
- the arsC gene encoding arsenate reductase (glutaredoxin) (This arsenate reductase requires both glutathione and glutaredoxin to convert arsenate to arsenite, after which the efflux transporter formed by ArsA and ArsB can extrude the arsenite from the cell, providing resistance.) — MSVTLWHNPRCSKSRQTLTLLEEKGISPTIRLYLEDVPSVDEVKGVLDQLGCEPRSLMRVKETAYKEQGLAEKEGDALITAMTETPKLIERPIVFANGKAAVGRPPESILEIL, encoded by the coding sequence ATGTCTGTTACTCTTTGGCACAATCCACGTTGTAGTAAATCGCGTCAAACTTTAACCCTTTTAGAGGAAAAAGGGATTTCACCGACTATTCGGCTTTATCTTGAAGACGTGCCTTCAGTCGACGAAGTTAAGGGCGTATTGGATCAGTTGGGTTGCGAGCCACGGTCATTGATGCGCGTGAAAGAAACTGCCTATAAAGAGCAGGGACTTGCAGAAAAGGAAGGGGATGCTTTGATTACGGCAATGACTGAAACGCCGAAGCTTATTGAGCGTCCAATCGTCTTTGCAAATGGGAAAGCAGCCGTTGGGCGCCCGCCGGAAAGTATTCTTGAAATTTTATAG
- a CDS encoding PLP-dependent transferase: MKHKTGTDKSITSKWSRKTQLVRGGSFRSDMGEMSEALFLTSAFAVEEAEEAEGRFDGSREGFVYSRQENPTVKMFENRMALLEGADVGRATATGMAAMHAAIFCQVKSGDHVLASKALFGSNRWFMDELLPRFGVETTVVDGPNLDEWKAGIQDNTTVFFAESMANPTLDMVDIQALADLAHNVGARLVIDNVFSTPVLLNPLDFGADVVAYSTTKHVDGQGRCMGGIVLCSQAFDEEFLYPFFRHTGSAISPFNAWVHLKALETLDMRIHAMCDNAEKVAAALAERLEDVRYPSLPSYAQYDLAKKQMKRGGNMVTLSIPGGKDQAFKFMNALEIFDITNNLGDSRSIATHNWTTTHKALPEETRRELGVNTGMIRMSIGLEDGDDLVKDLMHALDQAGI, from the coding sequence ATGAAACATAAGACAGGTACTGACAAATCAATCACATCAAAATGGTCCCGTAAGACACAGCTCGTGCGCGGTGGATCCTTTAGAAGCGATATGGGCGAAATGTCAGAAGCTCTGTTCCTGACATCTGCCTTTGCTGTTGAAGAAGCGGAAGAGGCAGAAGGGCGCTTTGACGGCTCTCGAGAAGGCTTTGTTTATAGTCGTCAAGAAAACCCCACCGTGAAGATGTTTGAAAATCGAATGGCACTTCTTGAGGGAGCTGATGTTGGGCGGGCAACTGCCACAGGCATGGCGGCGATGCACGCCGCGATATTCTGTCAGGTTAAATCCGGGGATCATGTCTTAGCCTCCAAAGCTCTTTTTGGATCTAATCGTTGGTTCATGGATGAATTACTACCTCGATTCGGCGTAGAAACCACTGTGGTTGATGGGCCAAATCTTGATGAATGGAAAGCCGGTATTCAGGATAATACCACTGTCTTTTTTGCAGAAAGTATGGCCAACCCTACCTTAGATATGGTTGATATCCAGGCCTTGGCAGATCTTGCTCATAATGTCGGGGCGCGCCTTGTGATTGATAATGTCTTTTCTACGCCTGTTTTGCTCAACCCCTTAGATTTTGGTGCTGATGTTGTAGCTTACTCCACCACCAAACATGTGGACGGTCAAGGGCGATGCATGGGGGGTATTGTGTTATGCAGTCAAGCCTTTGATGAAGAATTTTTATATCCCTTCTTTCGTCATACAGGGTCCGCAATATCACCTTTTAATGCATGGGTACATCTCAAAGCCTTAGAGACATTGGATATGAGAATTCATGCCATGTGCGATAATGCAGAAAAAGTCGCAGCGGCGCTCGCAGAACGGCTTGAAGATGTACGGTATCCTTCCTTACCCTCCTATGCTCAATATGACTTGGCAAAAAAACAAATGAAACGGGGCGGCAATATGGTTACGCTCTCAATTCCTGGGGGGAAAGATCAAGCTTTCAAATTTATGAATGCTTTAGAGATTTTTGATATTACCAATAACCTTGGAGATAGCCGCTCTATTGCAACCCATAACTGGACAACCACACATAAGGCTCTCCCAGAAGAAACGAGAAGAGAATTGGGTGTAAATACAGGAATGATCAGGATGTCAATTGGTCTAGAAGACGGAGATGATCTCGTCAAAGATCTGATGCATGCCCTGGATCAAGCAGGAATATAA
- the apaG gene encoding Co2+/Mg2+ efflux protein ApaG, whose translation MSDGSNQVGQEKLFEGLMTYEATTHAIRVSVQSFYMNHESDVDRGYYFWGYRVEIANIGSETAQLLNRHWIIIDAKGKKEEVVGAGVIGEQPILAPGERFTYTSGCPLSTPSGFMKGSYEFIWQSGPYENSIFQVEIPAFSLDSPYVVNAVN comes from the coding sequence ATGAGTGACGGCTCTAACCAAGTGGGTCAAGAAAAGCTATTTGAAGGCCTCATGACATATGAGGCCACCACGCACGCAATTCGCGTGAGTGTTCAAAGTTTTTACATGAATCATGAAAGCGATGTTGATCGGGGATATTACTTTTGGGGATACCGTGTTGAAATTGCTAATATCGGTTCAGAAACAGCTCAGCTCCTGAATCGTCATTGGATCATCATAGATGCCAAAGGCAAAAAAGAAGAAGTTGTAGGCGCTGGCGTGATTGGTGAGCAGCCAATTCTAGCACCGGGCGAACGCTTTACTTATACCAGCGGCTGTCCTCTATCAACACCATCAGGCTTCATGAAAGGCTCCTATGAATTCATCTGGCAAAGCGGGCCCTATGAGAATTCCATATTCCAGGTTGAAATTCCTGCGTTTTCGTTAGATAGTCCCTATGTTGTAAATGCTGTAAATTAA
- a CDS encoding TrkH family potassium uptake protein, whose protein sequence is MIDLRPILYAIGILVIFLGFGMLIPALVDVFMGNPDWLTFVSSAFVTLFVGAAFYLANKGTEQALNLKQAFLMTTALWVVLPFFAAFPLAFSELNLSFTDAYFEAMSGLTTTGSTVLTGLDSMPPGILLWRAILQWFGGIGIVVMAVAILPMLQVGGMQLFHMESSDTSDKILPRARQITSAIGGLYITFTAICALMLIIAGLTPFDAIAHAMTTIATGGFSTSDGSVGHFDSAFVDFIIILFMIVGSLPFVLYLQVLRGKPLAFWRDEQARTFLYIVAILVGIVTLWLIYFKGYGPFEALRYGSFNIISIMTGTGYATMDYGAWGTFSVTMFFCIMFIGGCAGSTSCGIKIFRFQVLFKNMKNWIGKSMHPNGIFIPRYNGAKISPDVTSSVMSFLAFFLICYMILAVLVALTGVDWVTAFSGAGTAIANVGPGLGDTIGPAGTFQTLPDSAKWILCAGMLLGRLELFTVLVLFSKTFWKS, encoded by the coding sequence GTGATTGACCTACGCCCTATTTTATATGCTATTGGAATCCTGGTCATTTTCTTGGGGTTTGGTATGCTTATTCCTGCCTTGGTTGACGTCTTTATGGGCAATCCAGATTGGCTAACTTTTGTATCCTCAGCTTTTGTCACTTTATTCGTTGGTGCTGCCTTCTATCTTGCCAATAAAGGGACTGAACAAGCTCTTAACCTTAAACAGGCTTTTTTAATGACCACGGCGCTTTGGGTGGTATTGCCTTTTTTCGCGGCTTTTCCTCTTGCCTTCTCTGAATTAAACTTGAGCTTTACTGATGCCTATTTTGAAGCCATGAGCGGGCTGACGACAACCGGGTCTACTGTCCTGACAGGTTTGGACTCGATGCCACCAGGAATTTTGTTGTGGCGGGCGATACTTCAGTGGTTTGGGGGCATTGGAATTGTTGTAATGGCAGTCGCAATTTTGCCTATGCTACAGGTGGGTGGTATGCAACTTTTCCACATGGAAAGCAGTGACACCAGCGATAAAATACTTCCGCGTGCCCGACAAATCACAAGTGCAATTGGCGGGTTATACATTACCTTTACAGCTATCTGTGCATTGATGCTTATCATCGCAGGACTCACGCCGTTCGATGCCATCGCTCATGCGATGACCACTATTGCAACAGGAGGATTCTCAACCAGTGATGGATCCGTAGGGCATTTTGACAGTGCTTTTGTGGATTTTATTATCATCCTCTTTATGATCGTAGGCTCTTTGCCCTTTGTGCTTTATTTACAAGTCTTAAGAGGGAAACCTCTGGCTTTTTGGCGCGATGAACAAGCCCGGACATTCCTGTATATTGTGGCCATCCTCGTTGGAATCGTCACTCTCTGGCTCATATATTTTAAAGGATATGGCCCTTTTGAAGCCTTGCGATATGGAAGTTTTAACATCATCTCAATCATGACAGGCACTGGTTATGCTACAATGGATTATGGGGCTTGGGGCACTTTCTCGGTCACCATGTTCTTTTGTATTATGTTTATTGGCGGATGTGCGGGCAGCACCAGCTGCGGCATTAAAATCTTTAGATTCCAAGTTTTATTTAAAAATATGAAGAACTGGATCGGGAAAAGTATGCACCCAAACGGAATTTTCATTCCGCGCTACAACGGGGCTAAAATTTCTCCCGATGTCACAAGCTCTGTAATGAGCTTTTTAGCCTTCTTTTTAATCTGCTATATGATTCTGGCCGTATTAGTAGCATTAACAGGCGTTGATTGGGTAACGGCTTTTTCTGGTGCAGGAACCGCCATTGCCAATGTTGGCCCTGGACTAGGAGATACAATTGGCCCTGCGGGCACATTCCAAACGCTGCCTGATAGTGCTAAATGGATTTTATGTGCAGGCATGCTTTTAGGACGTTTAGAACTGTTTACTGTCTTAGTGCTTTTTTCAAAAACTTTCTGGAAGAGCTAA
- a CDS encoding tellurite resistance TerB family protein yields the protein MSTISPETALVYTMVVVSASDETMTDSELTRMTGMVGYLPAFMDYHVERLRTDTQSCIELLQSDEGLDAVFGLIEEAVPETHYDLMYSIACEVAASDGMLSQEELRLLEMIRHYFNIDRLTAAAIERGIAARQKVILS from the coding sequence ATGTCTACCATCAGTCCAGAAACCGCTTTGGTTTATACAATGGTTGTTGTTTCTGCATCCGACGAAACTATGACAGATAGTGAGCTAACCCGTATGACAGGTATGGTTGGCTATCTTCCAGCCTTTATGGACTATCATGTGGAACGGTTGAGAACAGATACGCAGAGCTGCATAGAATTGCTTCAATCTGATGAAGGGTTAGACGCTGTCTTTGGTTTGATTGAAGAAGCTGTGCCAGAGACTCATTATGATCTGATGTATTCTATTGCATGCGAAGTTGCCGCGTCTGATGGTATGCTGAGCCAAGAAGAATTACGTTTATTGGAAATGATAAGGCACTATTTTAACATTGACCGATTAACTGCAGCGGCGATTGAACGTGGGATTGCGGCACGTCAAAAAGTGATTTTGAGTTAA